The sequence below is a genomic window from Cryobacterium arcticum.
TAGCAACCGCGCCGTGGCCCCCGGGCCACCCGCCGCCCTGCCACGTCTGGAAGGACACCGCACCATGCCCGCGATCCCGGCTGACGCCTCCACCGCGATCGTCATCGTCGTGCTCGTCGTGGTGCTCGTGGTGGTGCTGTTCATCGTGCGCTGGGCGCGCAAGAGCCGGTCGGCGGATGCCGCCGGGGTCGCCGCGACGACGGCCGATGCCCGCGAGACCGTCACAGCGGATGCCGGGGCGGCTGCGGGCCCTGATGCGGGCGCTTCGACCACGGACGAAGCGGCTGTTGGAGAGGCGCAGCCGAAGACCGTGCTGGACTACATCGACGACCGCACCATCGTGCTCGATGTCGACGACGCCGACCGGGACGCCGTCATCCGTCGTCTCGCCCGTCTCATGGCCGCGACCGGCCGGGTCGTCGATGAGGACGCCGTGGTGCGCGCCGCGCTCGAGCGCGAGCTCATCAGCACAACCGGCATCGGCGACGGCATCGCCATCCCGCACGCGACCACCGACGCCGCCACCTGCCCGGTGCTCGCCTTCGCCCGCAGCCGCAACGGCGTGGACTGGAACTCACTCGACGAGGCGCCGGCCCACCTGATCTTCATGATCGCCGTACCCGAATCGGGCGCCGGCACCGAACACTTGCGGGTGCTGGCCCAGCTCTCCCGCAGCCTGATGAAGCCCTCGTTCCGCGCCTCCATCGAAATGGCGGTCACCCCGGCCGACGTGCTCGCCGCGCTGGCCGCGACAGTGCGTCCGACTGGTTCCGCGCCGCTCTAGGCCGCGCCGGGCACCCGGCCACGCCGCGGGGCCACCAGCCCAACGCCTAGTGCTCTCACCCCGAGCGGGCCGACGATGAACCCGGGCTCACCCGAGGTCGGGGGTTTCCGTGGGCATCGGCTGCGACCGGGCGATCAGGGCGCTGGTGTGCGCTCCGACGCCGCGGCGCAGGACCTCGGCGAGGTTGGCGACGGTGTCGACGTCGCGGCGGATCGACGCCGTGGCGGGCAGGTCCAGCGGCACGTGACCGGCCGCCTCGTGCGCAGCGCGGGAGCCCGGACCGAACCTCGGCACCAGGCGCAGGCCGGCGCGGGCGAGCAGAGTGGTGGTGCCGGTGCCCTCTTCGTCGGCGACCATCGCACGGTCGTGGGCGGATGCGGCGGTGAGGGCCGTCTCGACATCCGCCACGGTGAGGGCGGGCAGGTCGCCCGTGAGCACCGCGACGTTGCTCCGGGGATACAGCTCCTGAGCCACTCGCACACCCTCGGCGATAGCGGCGTTGAGCGGGTCGCGAGGAGCCGCGAAGTTCCCGCTCCCGGCATCCGAGGGGGATGTTTGCGGTGACTCGGGCACGATTTGGGCGCCCAGGGCGGCCAACGGCCCGGCGGCAGCGGGGTCGGCCGTCACCACGATGACCCGCCGCACCATCTCGGCCGCGAGCAGCGCCGTCACGGTGTCGAGCGCGAAGGCCTCGGCGAGCGCACCGCGCGCCGGGAAGGGCTCGGGTAGCTCCCCCAGCCGGCTCTTGGCGCGTGCACTGCCCTTGACGGGCACCACGCACACCCAGCTCACCGGGATGCGGTTCCGCGAGTTGCCACTTCAGGCCCATCCGCGCTGTCTGAGGGGGCCGCAACTGGCAAGTCACTCGCGGGCGTCTCGCGAGTTGCCGCAAAGTGCCCCGTGGGGAGCTCTGAAGGGGGACTTTGCCGCGACTCGGCGGACGGAATCTCGCGAGTTGCCGCGGCCTCCAGCCCGGCCGCGTACCCCTCCGCGTAGGCCTCCGCGCTGCCGACGCGGAACATGTCGTTCGCGCTGTCGCGCAGCAGGCGCCTGGCGCCGCGGTCCCCCGCGTCGATCGGGCCCACCAGCTGTGCAAGCCCGCGCACCACGGCCACGGGGTTGCCGCTGGTCTTGCCCTTGATGAGGTCGGCGGCCCCGGCTATCTCGTCCGCGACCGCGGCGACGGTGACGTCGAGCCGGCGACCGTGCGCATCCGTCGTGCCACGCAGGTCGTCGAGCACGGCCACGCCCGCCGCGCCGATGGCGATGTCGGTCTGCCCGTCACGCCACGGGCGGCCCACGGTGTCGGTGATGAGCACGCCCACCCGCAGCCCGGTGGCCTCCCGAACGGCGGTGCAGAGGGCGCGGGCGGAGGCATCCGGGTCGACCGGCAGCAGCAGCACGGTGCCCTCGGTCACGTTGCTGGCGTCCACCCCGGCGGCGGCCATCACCAGGCCCTGCCGGTTCTCCACGATGCGAGTCACGCCGCCCGGATGCGCACGGGTCGCCACCACGCGCACGGTCTCGTCGGTGATCGCCTGCTCCCGGTCGGTCGCGGCGACCTGGCGCCCCTCGGCCTTGGAGACGATCTTGCTGGTCACGGCCAGGATGTCGCCATCGGCGAGCAGGGTGCCGGTAGCAGCCAGGATGATCGCGGCAAGGTCGTCGCCGGCGCGGATCTCGCCGATTCCGGGCAGCACGAATACCTCAAGCCGGGAATCCGGCCGGGCCGCACCGGAAACGCCCATCGCTACCGGGCGAGCTTCGGCAGCACGTCGCGGCCGAACACGTCGATCCACTGGCGCTGGTTGCGGCCCACGTTGTGCAGGTAGATCTTGTCGAAGCCGAGGTCGACGAACTTCTGGATGTACTTGCGGTGCTCGTCGGGGTCGGCGGAGATGATCATGCGGCCCTCGAAGTCCTCCGGGCGCACCATCTTGGCCATCTGCTCGAACTCGAACGGCGAGCGGATGTCGCCCTTGGGGAACTTCATGCCGCCGTTGGGCCACTCGTGCAAGGCGTTGCGCATGGCCTCTTCGTCGGTCTCGGCCCAGCTCATGTGCAACTGCAGCACCTTGGGCATGGTCGACGGGTCCTTGCCGGCTTCCCGGGCGCCGTCGTCGAACTTGCCGAAGAGCATCGAGATCTTCTCGAGCGGGGCGCCCACCGTGATGAGGCCGTCGGCATGCCGGCCGGCGCGCTTGGCCGTGACCGGCCCGGCGGTGGCCACGAGGATCTCGGGCGCGACCTCGGGCATGGTCCACAGGCGGGTGGATTCGAGCTTGTAGAACTGGCCGGAGTGCTTGACGTCCTTGCCGGCGATCGACGCCGCGAACAGCTTGGAGATGATCTCGATGGCCTCGAACATGCGGTTGATCCGCTCGGGAGCTTCGGGCCAGTAGCCGCCCACGATGTGCTCGTTGAGCGCCTCACCGGAGCCCAGCCCCAGCCAGTGCCGCCCCGGGTACATCGAGGCGAGCGTGGCGGAGGCCTGCGCGACCATGGCGGGGTGCCAGCGGAACGTGGGCGCGGTGACGCCCGGGCCCATGTCCCCCTTGGTGCGTTCGCCGATCGCGGCGAGCACGCTCCACACGAACGAGGATTCGCCCTGGGCGGGCACCCACGGCTGGAAGTGGTCGGCCGCCATCACGCCGGAGAAACCGTGTTCCTCCGCGTACGCCGACAGGGCCACCGCCTCGGCGGGGGCGAACTGCTCCAACATGGCCGCGTAACCGATCTGCAATTCCGA
It includes:
- a CDS encoding PTS sugar transporter subunit IIA; this encodes MPAIPADASTAIVIVVLVVVLVVVLFIVRWARKSRSADAAGVAATTADARETVTADAGAAAGPDAGASTTDEAAVGEAQPKTVLDYIDDRTIVLDVDDADRDAVIRRLARLMAATGRVVDEDAVVRAALERELISTTGIGDGIAIPHATTDAATCPVLAFARSRNGVDWNSLDEAPAHLIFMIAVPESGAGTEHLRVLAQLSRSLMKPSFRASIEMAVTPADVLAALAATVRPTGSAPL
- the cofC gene encoding 2-phospho-L-lactate guanylyltransferase, whose translation is MSWVCVVPVKGSARAKSRLGELPEPFPARGALAEAFALDTVTALLAAEMVRRVIVVTADPAAAGPLAALGAQIVPESPQTSPSDAGSGNFAAPRDPLNAAIAEGVRVAQELYPRSNVAVLTGDLPALTVADVETALTAASAHDRAMVADEEGTGTTTLLARAGLRLVPRFGPGSRAAHEAAGHVPLDLPATASIRRDVDTVANLAEVLRRGVGAHTSALIARSQPMPTETPDLG
- a CDS encoding coenzyme F420-0:L-glutamate ligase, which codes for MGVSGAARPDSRLEVFVLPGIGEIRAGDDLAAIILAATGTLLADGDILAVTSKIVSKAEGRQVAATDREQAITDETVRVVATRAHPGGVTRIVENRQGLVMAAAGVDASNVTEGTVLLLPVDPDASARALCTAVREATGLRVGVLITDTVGRPWRDGQTDIAIGAAGVAVLDDLRGTTDAHGRRLDVTVAAVADEIAGAADLIKGKTSGNPVAVVRGLAQLVGPIDAGDRGARRLLRDSANDMFRVGSAEAYAEGYAAGLEAAATREIPSAESRQSPPSELPTGHFAATRETPASDLPVAAPSDSADGPEVATRGTASR
- a CDS encoding TIGR03557 family F420-dependent LLM class oxidoreductase, translating into MSELQIGYAAMLEQFAPAEAVALSAYAEEHGFSGVMAADHFQPWVPAQGESSFVWSVLAAIGERTKGDMGPGVTAPTFRWHPAMVAQASATLASMYPGRHWLGLGSGEALNEHIVGGYWPEAPERINRMFEAIEIISKLFAASIAGKDVKHSGQFYKLESTRLWTMPEVAPEILVATAGPVTAKRAGRHADGLITVGAPLEKISMLFGKFDDGAREAGKDPSTMPKVLQLHMSWAETDEEAMRNALHEWPNGGMKFPKGDIRSPFEFEQMAKMVRPEDFEGRMIISADPDEHRKYIQKFVDLGFDKIYLHNVGRNQRQWIDVFGRDVLPKLAR